The segment gaatgccagcagcaaaccactgaactgagaacacgacccccgttgaaggaatccgagaaagacctggaagagcttgaaggggctcgagaccccatatgaacaacaaggccatgcaaccagagctttcagggactaagccactacctaaagactatacatggactgaccctggactctgacctcataggtagcaatgaatatcctagtacgatcaccagtggaaggggaagcccttggtcctgctaagagtgaacccccagtgaacctgattgttgtggggagggcggcaatgggggaggatggggacgggggggaggggaacacccataaagaaggggagcagaagggttagggggatgttggcccggaaaccgggaaagggaataacactcgaaatgtaaataagaaatactccagttaataaaaaaaataactgataaccaaaaaaaaaaaaaaaaaaaaaagaaaagatcccTATTGATTTCTACTGCCTATCCTTGGCTGGCCACAAGCCTCCAGAGATCCTCCTATATAGCCTGTGTTGTATACTGATCCTCTGATTTTAAGTAGCTCATTCTGAGAGGGAAGCCTATTAAGACctaggaagtaaacaactcactAAGTCTTAGGCAGTCCCTGAAACTTAGCAGGTTCCTAAGGCCCCTCCCTCCTCAATGTTCCATAAGCAATAAGGACAACAGATCTATTGAACTGCCTGCAAGTCATGTAGAATGCTCCAGAGCTCTAGCCTTCATGAGCTGTCATACATGGTGTGGCAGGCTTTTGGTAATGCAGCTGCCCTTCTGTTATCTATGCTCTTCTAAGTAATCTATACTCCTGTAACTTCACTTAACTAACTTGTTTATCAAGCTTTGGTGGCATCGTTACTTAAGTTAGCTTGCTCCTGATACCCTATCTTCAGTCTGACTTTTACAAGGGATCTGAGTCTACTCCCACTTTTGGGTCCTGCATTTGCCACTGCCCTGTCTGCTGAGGATTGGTACCACCATATTCAGGGTCTTAAGTGTCATCTGTCCTGAGAAGCTTTACTTCTAATCATCTAATATAGCATACCATCCCAACACCCACCCCTTTCAGGTACTATGAATCTGATGAGAGTCCTGTATACCTCCGCACACAGCACAGCCAGCCCAGGTAGGTCAGCTAGGGACTAAGGTTTGAAGCTGCTGAAGGCACAGTGCTATGGCTGCCATAAAACGTATGTGGCCAAGTCCATGGCCCTCATACCATTTCCTCCTACCTTCTCAGATAGGGTCTGGATGTTTCCAAAGGGTGTCTTAAGAGGTCTAGCCCCAACTCCCACTCCTCCTACATGCTCCTAACAGTTTTCCATGGGTACTTCCCACAGCTACACAGAGCCCCTTGTCGTTAGACTGCAGGTCACCCTATTGTCCACAACAATGGCCAGCCCCCTAGCAGCCCTTCAGAAGAAGGGAAGCTGGCTCGACCAATTCTGTGCCTAGCCAGTTGGGCACCTTAGATTCTGGATGTCAAGCCCACCACAACAAACCCACCGTCCATTTTTTGGGTTCTGAAACCTCTGTCTTGCCAGACTCACGATCAATCTCTTCTTGTAAGGCCTTCCGTCTCACCTATGCAAGGACAAATGAATCAGTAAATAAGCAACTAAATAAAATGAAGAGGCCGATGAGACCTGTTCTCTACTGATCTTAATGCTATAAAGGTGGGGCTGAAGACCCAGAGCTTCACTCTGCTACAGAGCACAGGACATTGTGGTTAATAGGTTCAGGTACCTGGCCTGAACAGTAGTCATAGgcacaatttcttttctttctttcttttttttcttttctttttttcagagctgggaaccgaacccagggccttgcacttgctaggcaagcgctctaccactgagccaaatccccatcCCCGGCACAATTTCTTGAGAAGAGATTTTCCTGTACCAGAGGATGATCCACCTTTACCAAAACATCCTGTAACAGTGATGTGTGTGGGAACTTGGCCAACTGAAATGCTGAGGCCCTCTCTTGTGCAGTGCACACTGTAGCACTGCTTTCTAGAAACAAGGCAGACACAAGCTGGAATCCAGCAATGCTGCTAAACAGGCCGTGCAGCCCTGCAAAATTCACCCCTTTCTGATTACTGCATCAGTCACCGCAGAAATTGGAGCCTGAGCTGGGGAGCAGCAGAAGTGCCTGCAGCAGAGCACGGTGGGCGCACATCTGCCAGGCCCGCTCAGGGGCTCTGCTGGCACACCAGCAGCCCACACTGGACTACAGAAGCTTCCAGGGCtttagcttgcttgcttgcttccttccgtCTCAAAGATTTAGGCCCCCCTTTATTCCCCTTTACCTGACAAGAACTTTGAGATGAGGGCACTTTTCATACAGTTTTAAAACACAAATCTATAGTGGCTGCTGTAGAAAAGCAGAGATGAGGGGAACAGGCGAGGGTTCACCACATCAGCAGTGAGGACTGACTACACACGCTGCCTGACTTCCATCTCAGCCACACACAGTGCAAGGAGCTGGAAGCACTCAGGAGGAGCTCATTTATAACAATGGCCAGGAGGATTCTGGGTATTTTCTTCTCAGACATGTTACCCTCCCATTTTATACACAACCACCTTCCAGTATTTATGGGAAAGAGGAGACGCATGGCCACCCTGTAATAAACTGCATAGACATTTAGTAGGCAGAGAACCACAAAGTCCAAGAACTGTGCACACAGTGATGGGTGGCTAGGGCTGCTCAACCTTTGACTGTGTCCTAAGGGGCTAAGGAGACCCCAGGTAAGGGATAGGCCCCAGGAGAGCTGAGGCCCCATGGCTGGCCCCTCTGCTTGGTGTCCTGGCCACTACAGCATTATTGGCCTTGGCCTACTGAGCAGAGCACTCCTGGCCCTGCATGGAGGTTAGGACCCCTGAAGGCCCGTGGTCCTGCGGCCCACCCTCGAGAGACCCCAGCACGACCTGACTCTCCCTGGTGCTTCCCTTGGCCATGTATGTGTCACCCTCCTCCAAGTTTGTTCCCTCACACCCACAGCTCCACAGTGGGTCTGGCACATCACCATCTCTTCTGGGTGGCCCCCCTCACCTCTGAACTTTACTCCTAAGGTAGAGATGAGGCCCTATGAGGCAGGGTTGTCCCTCTCTATCACAGTGCTGCTTCAGCAGGCACCATGGGGACCAGGTGTCATCTATCTGGGCAACACAAATCCTTCCAACACTCCCTGCCTTTCTCCAGTTATAAATGAGCTCCTGTAGAGACCCATGCTGACTCAGAGGAGGGTCAGCAGCCAGCAAAGCATGGACTAACACCAGGTCCTCACAGCTCCTCAGTCTTGCCAGGCCCTGGGATAAAGGAACATAAAAACACCCCAGTTCCACAAAGTCTAGATCCCACATAGGGACATGCACGTGACAAACTTGACACTAGTCTGCAAGACCTCTCTCAAGCTCCTGAACTGGTGGAGACACCCCAGGGGCATGGCTGGGCACGTTTACCTGTTCTAGCTAAGGATCACAGGTCCCCATTTTCCTGAGGGCCTATCAGGATCCTCAGAAAAAGGCACAGCAGCTTTGGGGTCCCCTGGCCAGGGGTGCAGGTGGGCTGAGTTTACCTGCCCCTAGAGGTGTGCCATGGAATTAGACAAGACACTTTTGGAGACCCCAATCCCCGAGTCCAGGAATTTGTGGCCTGATGGGTGGTGAGGGTATCTAGGGGGTGACAAGGGAGGACACGAGACAGGCTGGGTCATACCTGATCTATGCAGGCCTCATCCATATTGCCTTTTTTTTCCAGTACCACCTCCAAGTCTGTGTCTGACTCCTGCAAAGGCAGCAAGATGTTAATTAGCTCAGGCAAGCCATGAACAGCTCTAGTTCCAGCAGTCAGCTGAGTAAGGTCATATGGTCCAAGAAAGATCCAGAGAGCAGGCAGCACTAGTTTCTGTCAAGACAGAACCTGAGGCAACAAAACCCTGCCCACTTTCCCTTTTGTGCATCTCCCTAGCAAATGATGGCACTAAACCAGATGACACAAAgaagctgaggctcagagaggtaaAGGGAACCAACCAGGTCACTCTGTAGCTCAGTGACAGTGCCAACTTGAATCCAGGTCCCCTGACTCGTGTCCCCAACCATTTTATCCAGGTACTCAGGATACCCTCTAACTGCAGGCCAGGGGCAATGAGTCCCTGGTCCGTCATGAATGACAAGTGCCCAcagcttttgcattttctttagcATGCTGTGCTTTGCCCAtgtcatacatgtatgcacaatgATAGGTGGGGGAGCTTTCCTTACCTGTCCTTAAACCATTACCTCTGGTCTGGCCTGTGTGGGCTGTCTGAAGATGCGTAATAGAGGGGATACCTTTCCCTGACCTCCTGGGAGAGAGAGGTCCTAAAATTGAATGGGAGCTGGCTTTAAACCTCCAGGTTCATCTTACCCTGAATTTATGTTTTACATGCACATGGGTGGAAGCAAgtagtgtcttcctctatcactctcttCTTCATTGCCTCAAAATGGGGTCTCTCAAAGGAATCCTATCTGTCTCTCCCCACCAATGCTGAAGTAACAGGCACATACTGCCATGCACAGCTTTTTAGGTGActactggggatttgaactctggtcccaATGCTTATAGAGCAAGCACTCCTACCCACCGAATCATCTCCCTAGCTCTGCCTTTCTGAATAAAGAGTTGGCTTGCCAGCTGATTGACCAAAGTCTACCAAAGCCCCACATCATGAAACTTGAGAACAGTTGCCTTCAAACTGTTCTGATTTTCACACTTGAGCTATGGGTGATGAAAGAGCCTAATGCATGAGAACAAAGCTGGGAGaatgccagcaaccacaaccaCCCTTCAGGCCCCAACACAGAGCCACCCATCATCCCAGCCATGTCTGGGGACGTAGATGCAGGCCAGCAACATCTTCCCAACGGCCCTATATCTCACAGGCATACCTCAGAAAATGCCCATCACCACCTCGTGAAGGCCACAGGGCCACGGCTGGCACAGAGCTGGAGGAGCCAGATCTTGCTCCCATTGCAGATGGTCATTTCTTGGGCTGCCAAGACATGGGCTTTGGGAAAGGACTCACTGACATCTCCTAATATACTTGGGGATCTCCTGAGCTAGAAGCAACATGACAGCCTATAGCTGACAGCTACAGGCTCCTGGGAGGTAAACAGCAAGTGGAAAGAACATGCCACAAGACATTTACATAAAAAACTGATCCCCATTTATGGACAGTGAAGGACACCTGCATTGCTGGTGACACTACAGGTACCTCTTGATCCAGGTTACTAAAAAACAGGTGACTCCCCTATCCTTTTCCAGTACATaccaatgcacacatgcacacatgcacgcatgcacgcatgcaaaCCAAGCACGAGGATGCTGGGTTTCTGTCAGCTAAATGCTTAAGTGCCCTACTGACATGTATATGGGCGCCCATATGGCAATCTCACCCCCAGACTCCAATGAAACCTGCCTCTTTTTCCTCCTGCCAGGGGTCTTCCTTTACTCcgctctcttttctcctcttctttttcttccttttcacagCCAGCCCTTCACCAACTGGCTGCTCCACCTTTTTTTTGGATTTCACTTTCTTCTTCCCAGGGGCCTTCAGGCTGTCTATCGGGATGAAATCCAACGCTTCACTTCTGACTGACTTCTTACTCCCTTTCTTCAAGCTGTTCTCCATGGAGATCTTGGAGTTGACCGGGAGGATGTCTCCCTCCTGAtgagtctttttcttcttcttctttttcatgcTGTGATCTCTGGGGCTCCCCTGCTTCCTTTTGTGCCCCAAGGCCGCCTGCTCTTCGGCCTCTGCCCCCTCTAAGCATGAGTGCAAAGCATCCCCAGCCTCAGGGATCCAAGAGTCCTGGGGAGGAAAAGCTTCCATGTCCGGAagcttcttctccttcctgtgCTTTTTAGGCTTCCTACCAGCTTTGCTTACCTCCTTGGCATGCTTGGAGTCTGGGGAAGTCTTCagccctgagccttgggaggcaACCTTTGATAAGGACTTCcgcctcttctttttcttctctctgatgAGGCCTTCTGCTGACTGCTCAAGGACCTGCCTTCTAGGGCTAGGTGACTTTATCTGTCTTGTCCATGTAGGCTCATCCTTGCCCAGGTACTCATCCAAGTGTGTGCTAcaggacttttttttcttctttctcttgcccagTGACATCTCAGGGACCTGCACCTCACCCACATTGTTAAAAGGGGATGTAGCCCTTGGAGGAGAAACATCTATGAAGTAATCATTATTGTTTAAGACTGAGTACTGAGTCTCTGGTTCTGAGACATTTGccaccttctttttcttcttcttctttttcttcttctctgggaGCCGTGGGCCCAGGTCTTCTTTCTGAGTCTTGTTGACCATTActgaaaagaaaaccagaaataatGCAGTTTATCATTCTACCCAGTCCCAGCCTGTGGTCCCAAAGAAAGGGAAAACAGCTCCCATTCCTTGGGAGCACGAGGAAAGACGGTTAAATGGCAGGAAGTGTAAATGCAGATGGCCCTATATTCAACCCAAAGTCCTCACTCAGCCTACCTCTGGGAATGCCAGTTTCCTTTTCTAGGAGGAAAGAACACATCCATCCTCAAAGAGGTACAAGAGACACTAGAGAAAAGGCTTTGAGCATCTGATTCCTTGTCCACCATCTCCCTGAAACCTCCAGATCTAAATTCAACATATATCCACCAAGCACCTCCCCAAGCCATCACTGCAAGTAGCAGCTGCAATTGAGACTTTCTTTTTAACCAGATGAAGCAGAAACTGCAAGCAGACTTCCACCAGATCCAATACATGGCACAGTGAATGGTCAACCCCTTCCTCATAGTGCTCCTGCTCTAGGTCTAGAAAGGAACGCCCTGTTCCCCAACCTTTACCATCCCAAGCTACCTAAACAACGTGGCAAGGTGAGACAAGCCCCAGCCAGTACTCCAAACACGGGAAAAATGGAAACACCAgtatattcttcctttgttttatacCCTTGGCTTCTCTGGATTCTAGTTTTATCTTCCATACAAAGGTTGAATCAGAAGGTACACGAGTTGGGCTGCCTCTGTCTACAAGACAGTTCCAAGTACTGTCTTCAATTTCAAAGTGAGTGCTGGGCAGTAGTAAGTGGCAATTACACATGGAAGCCTTCATTACCTAGCTCTCCTCAGGAGAACAGAAGTACTTACGACAGACAAGTGGCTGGGGATCCGATATATGGCCTTCACTACGGTCACCAGTACAGCTTTGTTACTCCTTGGACTAGAGACAAAAAATGGGAGGCTTCGAAGGGAAGAGGTGGAAATTAGGAGTCCAGGAGCTTCTCTGTCTTGCACCCCTCCTTGGCTTCAGAGCTAACATTTTCCACAAAGGATTCAGCTTACTCCTGGCAGGCTTGAGTTATACAGTTCAAGTCCATTCACAGCTTGCTTCAGGAGCACATAGGAGAGtcctgagccctcccccaccaatcattaatcaagaaaatgcccccacagacatgcctatAGACCAATTTTATTGGggcattttttttcaactggagttcctcttcccaaataactctagcttgtgtcaagatgacatacCATTAGTATCAAGTTGCCAAGAAAATGTTTGAACAATGGTTTTCCAGCTTGACCAATAGGATAGTAGAGTCAACCCTTGAGGCAGAAGTGGAGTGTGGTTGGGCAGCCGGATGAAACCAGCTGCCTTGGTCAAACTCACCGAACAGGTAGGTGTACATAATGGTCTGAGGCAAGGGACTGACTCTGGCCAACATGGATGATATAAGGGACGGTCATTAGGAAACCGACTGGACCTCAAGACAGACTGACTTTTAGAGGACAGAGAAAGGGGACTCACAAAGGGGAGAAAGATACAAGTCCTGAGAGGATAGTGCCAAGTAAGTCCAAGATTCTACAGGATTGGGGACAGTGATCGAGAGAAATAACCCGGACAAAAATGTCCTAGGCGTCAGCTTAACCCACTTCTTGGCTCTGCCACTCAGCCAACACCAACATCCTCTTTTCCATCCCTGTAACTGAGAAATGGAACCAAACCTACATCACCTGCAAACACATGCTTTTTTCAAAAagggtttgtttttgagacagagttttactACACGGCCCGGGTGGTCTGCAGCGcgtgttcctcctgcctcagcatctcgCGTGCCGGGGTAATAGACGTGGGCCACTATGCCCGGTGTTAAGACACTTTTAAAATCTCGCGGTAGCCACGGATAGGGTTAGTGTGACCAATAAACCTCACAGCCCTCAAAGACGTTAATTTACTAGGTCTCAAAGCCAGCAAGGTGCAAAACACGGACTCGAGCCCAGAGGAACGTGTCCTGTCCTCACCAACCGCAGGCTGCTTCCTAGCCAGGATTATCCCTAGGCCTACTCCAAGGCGGGAAGGCTTGGAGAGAAACCGAGGGCTGCGGGCGAGTTTGGGGTGACTGATGTTTGCTTTTTCCTCTCCCCCAGCATGTAGGCCCTTCTCCCGGCCCGCACCAGACACCCGCACTCACCTGGTCTATTAGCAGGCCAAGCATCCCCACGTGAGCACCCGCGCAGCCGCGACCCGGAAGTCAGCTTCGAATTTCTGGCCCGCCCCCTCGAAATCGTTCTCCTTCCGGGTCGCAGCTTCGCGGCGCCCTGGGTTGCTGTAGAAACGGCGTCCATGGCCGTGCCTAGACAAGCATCCAGCCTCAGCGTGCTGCGTGAGGAGACGGGAGGCGCTGCGGACTCGCCGGTCACTACACGAATGCCCGGGCTCGCAGGGTCGCCTGGGTCCCCCGAAGTTCTCGTGTTACCCGCGCAGGTCGCCGAGCCTCCGGGGAAGAACCTGTGGGAGCAGATCTGCGAGGGTAGGCGGCCGCGGCTGGCCGGACCCGGCGGGACGCGGGCGGGATCTGCGGGAACGCGCGTTCCTAGCCTCTGTGCGCCAGGCGGGTGACGCGAGCCGGTGCACTAGCCGAGCCTTCGACCCACACGTGGAGAAACAGGCTGGTGTGTGTCTTGGATTTCGGTGTGACCACAGACAACAGGCCTGCAGAAGGAAACCGAGTCAGAGTGTTGCGTGGTGTGGAGCTTCGCGGTGAGCTTCAGGGTAGAGACCGGGACTGCCCGCAGATCGTCCGAGAGGAATCAGGGAATAAATGAACTCTGTAGATAGGCTCCGGTAATTCCAGTGTAGGACCACTCAGGAAGTATTTTGGTGTGGACAAGTAGATTTTGATATCTTCTTGCCCCCAAGCCTTTCTAGGTTCCGACAAACCCTGGCTAGATCACTTGTTCCTTTGTAGTCCTTGAACCTTGCTCATAGGGTCTTGTAATAGTCTTACAGTGGGCATAACAATGGTACCTATGTCGTGGTGTTAGGAGGTAGAACCACGTAGTCACAGATCCTTGGTTACAGGAAGAGTTTAGTCCTTCATTCCAAAGCCTTCAGCTCTCAAAGTCAGAGACACAGATTTATTCATAATACGTCCAGCT is part of the Rattus norvegicus strain BN/NHsdMcwi chromosome 1, GRCr8, whole genome shotgun sequence genome and harbors:
- the Knop1 gene encoding lysine-rich nucleolar protein 1 isoform 1 (isoform 1 is encoded by transcript variant 1) is translated as MVNKTQKEDLGPRLPEKKKKKKKKKKVANVSEPETQYSVLNNNDYFIDVSPPRATSPFNNVGEVQVPEMSLGKRKKKKKSCSTHLDEYLGKDEPTWTRQIKSPSPRRQVLEQSAEGLIREKKKKRRKSLSKVASQGSGLKTSPDSKHAKEVSKAGRKPKKHRKEKKLPDMEAFPPQDSWIPEAGDALHSCLEGAEAEEQAALGHKRKQGSPRDHSMKKKKKKKTHQEGDILPVNSKISMENSLKKGSKKSVRSEALDFIPIDSLKAPGKKKVKSKKKVEQPVGEGLAVKRKKKKRRKESGVKEDPWQEEKEESDTDLEVVLEKKGNMDEACIDQVRRKALQEEIDRESGKTEVSEPKKWTGTQFGQWDTAGFENEEQKLKFLKLMGGFKHLSPSFNRPPSMTVRSNMALDKKSSDTLQQSLQQDYDRAMSWKYSRGAGLGFNSEARKVFYIDRNASKSIKLQD
- the Knop1 gene encoding lysine-rich nucleolar protein 1 isoform 2 (isoform 2 is encoded by transcript variant 2), translating into MVNKTQKEDLGPRLPEKKKKKKKKKKVANVSEPETQYSVLNNNDYFIDVSPPRATSPFNNVGEVQVPEMSLGKRKKKKKSCSTHLDEYLGKDEPTWTRQIKSPSPRRQVLEQSAEGLIREKKKKRRKSLSKVASQGSGLKTSPDSKHAKEVSKAGRKPKKHRKEKKLPDMEAFPPQDSWIPEAGDALHSCLEGAEAEEQAALGHKRKQGSPRDHSMKKKKKKKTHQEGDILPVNSKISMENSLKKGSKKSVRSEALDFIPIDSLKAPGKKKVKSKKKVEQPVGEGLAVKRKKKKRRKESGVKEDPWQEEKEESDTDLEVVLEKKGNMDEACIDQGTQFGQWDTAGFENEEQKLKFLKLMGGFKHLSPSFNRPPSMTVRSNMALDKKSSDTLQQSLQQDYDRAMSWKYSRGAGLGFNSEARKVFYIDRNASKSIKLQD